A stretch of DNA from Nonlabens ponticola:
AAACGGAATACTTACCCATGAGAATAATACTCTTCATTCTTTTCACAATAACGGCGATCGCAGCGCGAGCCCAAAGTGAAATTAGGATGCCGACCTCAAATAACGATGGCAATGGTTTCCTGTTTGTAGGTTGCAATGATGCTGTTTTTACAGATTCTGGTGGTTCTACCGGTGATTATGATTTTCTAGAAGATGGATTGGCGGTTTTTACACCTGCGGTAGAGACAGACCGTATGATCCTAGAATTTACCCAGGTTGATATTCTAGCTAACGATGTACTCACCATTTATGATGGTGATTCTACTAATGATCCAATACTCGCAACAATTACTAACACCACTAATGCGCCAACGGCGCCTTTTCAAGCCAGTGATAGAAATTCAAACCCTAGTGGTAGTCTCACGGTACGCTTTAGGTCAAACAGTACTGGCGAGAGCTCAGGCTGGGTAGCCAATAGAACCTGTTTTGATCCTTGTCAAGATATACAGCCGGTAATCACCACAGTGCCAGCGATCGATAGCGATGGTGTACTGCGCATTTGTCAAGGCGATCAGGTAGAATTTACAGGTGATGCAACTTTTAGTAACGATGGTACTGGAGCAACGTATGAGTGGAATCTGGATAATGGTCGTGGTTTTAATACGGGACAAGTACAAAATGAAACTTATACGGAGGTTGGAATCTACCGCACGCAGTTGAGAATAACAGATACTGAAGGTTGTCAAGATCGCGATATAATAGATCTAGTGGTTCAAGTTTCTAATGATCCAGACTTTGCGGGAACAAGAGCGGTCGATGATGAGATATGTCTAGGCGATTCTACCACGCTTACTGGTGTTGTAAATCCTGTAGAATTCAGGATTGATCCAGCGCCGCCAGTCACCGGACAAACGTTTTTACCTGATGGCAATGGAGTGAGTTATGAAACCTGTATAGATGTGGAGATTTTTTCACCGGGTCAAAGGCTTACTGATCCTAGTGATCTAGATGAGGTCTTTATTAATATAGAACATAGCTTTATAGGTGATTTGAGTATCTTATTACGTGCACCCAATGGATCTACGGTCACATTGCTTCCTGTTCCTAACGGCGGTGGTGCTACTTACTTGGGCCAGCCTATTGATGATGATGAAACTAATGAACCAGGTAATGGATTTGAATATAGAATTACAGAAAGAGCAGGAGCTGCACAGACATTGAGAGCGGCTGCGGCAAACTTCCCAAGTTTTAGATCACTACCTAGCGGTGACTATCGTCCTGAAGAACCATTTAGCACCATTCAAGGGACAAATCTTAATGGAGAATGGTGTTTGATAGTTACCGACAATGAAGACCAGGACAATGGCTACATTTTTGAATGGGGCCTTACATTTAATGAAAGCATCATACCCGACGATCTCAACTTTACACCAACTACGGTGCGAGAAGAGTGGCAGACAGATGCTACCATAGAAGCTGTCAATGGCAATGAAATTACCGTGAGACCAGATGTAGTGGGAGCCAAATGTTATACCTATGAGTACGAGGATAACTTTGGTTGTGTTTATACTCAAGAAGTTTGTATTGAAGTAAATGATTTGCCGCAAGCTAGTGACGTTCCAGTCTTCCTTCCAGTTTGTAATGTGCCTGATGAACAAAATCGTGTAGATCTTACCCGTGCTGATGATATAATTCTTGATGGACAGGCTAATAATATATCTGTCAACTACTTCAGGTCACAAAGCGATGCGGATAACGATGTGAATGTAATCAATGATCCAGAGGACTATGCCGTGAATACCAACAACGAGATCATTTTTGCTAGAATAACTGACGCAAGTACCGGATGCTACAGTACCATAAATTTTGAATTAACATATGTTGATCCACCAGTTGCAAGTACACCTGATGAGGTTATTGTTTGCGATGATGGTACTGGTAACGGTTTTTATGAATTGTCAAATAGCGATGCTCAAATTTCTAATGGCCAGACAAACACAAGCGTACGTTATTATGAAACCGAAGAAGATGCTAATCAGGACTTAAATCCTTTGAGCAATGATTTTTCATTAAATCAAGATTTGATTTTATATGCTCGCTTGCAAAATTCTAGTGATTGTTTTGATATCATACCATTAAGCCTTGACTTTACACCCGCGGCAAATTCACAACTTGCCGAGACAGCTGTATTATGCAGAGATAATGATGGTGTGTTGATAAGTGGTCCTGCGTTACTTGACACACAGCTATCAAACGTCACATATAACTTTGAATGGCGCGTAGACGGCGTCGTACTAGTTGGAGAAGATAACAGCTCACTATCGGTCGAGTCACCTGGACGATATGCTGTTCAAATTACGGACATCGCCACTGGATGTCAAACGTTTGATCAGTCTGTTGTGCGTCAAGCTGGACCGCCAGAAACATTTACCGTAGATCTGAGATCACAACCTTTTGATATGAATCAAACCATTGTCGTAGAGGCTACAGGTCCCGATGAATATAGATTCCAGCTGGATGATGGTTTATTTCAAAATTCAGGAACTTTCAACGATGTGAGACCAGGTTTACATACCATCACGATTGCTGAGGTTAATGGCTGTGGATCTGTAAGTACTCAGGTATTTGTTTATGGCTATCCTGATTTCTTCACGCCTAACGCTGACAACTTTAACGATACCTGGAATGTAGTAGGTGGCGATCTATTGCAAGGATCGCAAATATTTATTTTTGATAGGTACGGTAAGTTTCTCAAGGAATTATCTCCAACTGGCCCTGGTTGGGATGGAACTTTCAATGGTGAGCCATTGCCTAGCTCAGATTATTGGTTTAAAATAAAGTATCTTATTGATGGCAGGGCAGGAGAAGCTGGTGGTCACTTTGCATTAAAGAGATAGTCGCCTAAAAAAAAGCACCTCGATTGTTGAGGTGCTTGTGTTTGTTCTGCTTTCGCGAAAGCGTAATACCTAAAAGTCTTACTAGAAATTAAAACCTACCGTTAGTACCACATTACTATTCTCGTTAAATACCTGACCATTTGTGGTGAAAATCCCATTATTGAAAACGGCTTGAGAGTAATCACGCTCAGAATAATCATAGGATAGATCGATCGTAGTTTTACCTAAATTGTAGCCCAGACCTAAGCTGTAGCCTGTAAGATCGCTCATGATATCCTCATTCTCATATGGTGAGCCTACAGTTCTATAACCGCCGCGCAAGGTGAGCCTATCAATGCGATATTCTCCGCCTATTCTCAAGGTATTTGCACGCGTAAGCAGGTCTTCTGCCTGTGCATTATTTCCAGCAAATAATGGATCACTTTCAGGACTGAATTCTAGGGAACTGTAATCTCTACTACTATAATCTACACTAATCAATCCTTGCTGTCCAAAAATATAAGCAAGGCTACCCGTGATTTGTCCTGGTGTACGCAAGTCGAACGGAGCATACAAATTGACAACATTAGGTCTTACTTCATCAAAAAATTCAGCGCCATCTTCATCGACACTTCTAGTAAATATTTCTTGAGATAAGGATTCTTCAATATTGTACCAAGTAGGTGATTCATAAGTTGCACCAATGCGCAAGGATTCAGTTACCTCACCTATAAATCCTAATTGGAACGAGAATCCAGCACCGTCTGTTGTAAGAAGATTGTTGTACTCAACATCTGTAACTGATGCATCGTCGTTATTGTTAAATTCAGTAAAGTTGGTAAATCTGCTGTAATTAATGTAGTGAGAGTTGAGGTTAAGTCCTAGACTCCATTTCTCATCCAATTGAATAGCACCGTTTACACTTATTTTACCTTGACTGCCTGAGCTCAATATGTTCAACGCCTGATTAAAAGAACCACTTCCAGTATTAGACGAATATTCTGTATTATCAGCTTCATTATCGTCAGGATCGATTATAAACGATTGAAATCCAAGAAATCCTTGTTGTGCTCCAAAACTAACATTCTCACCCAAGAAAAGATATAAATCATCTATACTCTCACCATCGCGTGTCTCAAAATTATCTAATTCAAATCCATTGGCGCTATTGACAAAAAAGTCACCTATACTATTGCTGTTGACACCACTAAAAAATACATTATCGTCATACGATCTTGTGATATTATAGTTAAGACCTAGCGAGAATTTGTTTAAGGTAGCATCATCTGTGCTTTTGAATACAAATACGACGCCAGCTTGATTGAGGTCTAAGTCGCCTTCACTAGAATTATTGAGTTGACCTAAGTATGCTGTATCATTATTTTGATCATTATAGCCTAGTGAAAAACTAGCAAAGTGATTGTTGAATATGACAGACCCTGCTGGATTTTCTCCTACGGCAGTTAAATCACCACCCAAAGCACCAAAGGCACCGCTAAGTCCTCTATAGCGAGCAGTACCGAACAAATCATCCTGAGTACCATAAAGCAAACCATCGTTTAAAGTTTGCGCGTTAGAAAAAAGCGCACCTCCTAAAAGAGCGCTTAAAATTAATATCTTTTTCATTGTATTTTTTTTGAATTATCCTCTGCGACCGCCAGACCTGCCACTAGATCTACCGCCTGATGATCTACCACTTCTTGAAGAAGACGATCTAGCACCGCTGCTGCGTGAAGAAGACGATCTACTAGGCGATGTCGATGATGATCTTCTAGGGACACTGGTTGATCTCGCACGTGTATTGCTTGGACGAGCCGAACGTGTATTTGTTGATCTACTGCGACCATTGTTAATAACGCTGCGTCTACTAGTAGTTCTTTCACTACCTCTAACTGTTCTACCTCGATTATTTGATCTTGTTACAGATCTTCTGCGATCGTCAGTAATCCGGCCTGAGCTACCATCAACTCGTCTGCCGCTGTTACGATAACCGTTGGAGAACGCTATATTCCTTCTATTGTAATAACCACCGTAATAAGGATTTCCATAAAATCCGTTGCCGTAAAAACCGTTATAGAAACCACCAAATCCGTATCCATAACCGAATCCTAGACCAAATCTAGGTCGTCCCCAACCCCAATATGGATTACCGAAGCCGCCACCCCAGCCGAAACCGTTATAAAAACCAAAACCATTATTGAAACCCCAATAAGGATTGCCAAATCCGCCACCCCAACCGAAGCCGTTGTTCCAACCAAAACCATTGTAGAAACCAAATCCATTATTCCAACCCCATCCGTTATCGTAATAGTTAACTGTTACTTGTGATGGATTGCTGCCCCATGCAGGTTCACCACCACCATAACTAGCAGTATAATTAGGATCTGCTGGATTATAACTTTGAGAACTGTAAGATTCTACATCAGTGAATATGCTATCAGATGGTTGTGCTTTGCCGTATCGTTCAGCTTCTTGAGAAAATAACGATTCGTAATATCCAGCGCTGTTTTGCTGATAATTTGGTGTTGTTTCCTGAGCAACTGGTTGTTGTTGTGCTACAGATCTATCATCAGAATAAATACCATCATTGTAGCTGGCATCTGTATAGGAACCGCAAGATGCCAAACTTGCCATTAATGCTCCTGTAAATAACAACTTAATATAAGAACGGAAATAAAAAGTATTTTTCTTCATGGCAATAATTTTTGATAGCATTTGATAAAAATAAGTAGTTTTGCCAGCAGCATAAAGCTTTTAACATAACGTCAATACTAGCACAAGTTCTGTGCCAAACACCTGTCATGTCCAAAAACCTAACCTCAAGAGAAGAAGACTATTCCAAATGGTATAACGAGCTGGTAGTCAAAGCAGACCTAGCAGAAAATAGTGCTGTGCGTGGTTGTATGGTGATAAAGCCATATGGATATGCCATCTGGGAGAAAATGCAGGCAGAACTTGATCGAATGTTCAAGGAAACTGGTCATCAAAATGCCTATTTTCCTTTGTTTGTACCTAAGAGTCTTTTTGAGGCTGAAGAGAAAAATGCTGAAGGTTTTGCCAAGGAATGCGCCGTTGTCACACATTACCGACTGCAAAATGATCCGGATAATCCAGGAAAATTACGAGTCGATCCAGAAGCCAAGCTAGAAGAGGAGCTTGTGGTAAGGCCTACCAGTGAAGCAATTATATGGAACACCTACAAAGGCTGGATACAATCATATAGAGATTTACCATTACTTATAAATCAATGGGCAAATGTGGTGCGATGGGAAATGCGTACGCGACTCTTTTTAAGGACTGCAGAGTTTCTATGGCAGGAAGGTCATACGGCACATGCCACAAAGGATGAGGCGCTTAAAGAGGCGCAGCTTATGAATAATGTATATGCAACATTTGCACAGAACTTCATGGCCATACCAGTGATAAAAGGAACCAAGACAGAGAGCGAGCGTTTTGCAGGAGCTGATGAGACTTATTGTATTGAAGCATTAATGCAGGATGGTAAAGCCTTGCAAGCAGGTACCAGTCATTTTTTAGGACAAAATTTTGCTAAAGCCTTTGATGTCAAGTTCACCTCCAACGAGGGCAAGCAAGAGCATGTCTGGGCAACTT
This window harbors:
- a CDS encoding T9SS type B sorting domain-containing protein, producing MPTSNNDGNGFLFVGCNDAVFTDSGGSTGDYDFLEDGLAVFTPAVETDRMILEFTQVDILANDVLTIYDGDSTNDPILATITNTTNAPTAPFQASDRNSNPSGSLTVRFRSNSTGESSGWVANRTCFDPCQDIQPVITTVPAIDSDGVLRICQGDQVEFTGDATFSNDGTGATYEWNLDNGRGFNTGQVQNETYTEVGIYRTQLRITDTEGCQDRDIIDLVVQVSNDPDFAGTRAVDDEICLGDSTTLTGVVNPVEFRIDPAPPVTGQTFLPDGNGVSYETCIDVEIFSPGQRLTDPSDLDEVFINIEHSFIGDLSILLRAPNGSTVTLLPVPNGGGATYLGQPIDDDETNEPGNGFEYRITERAGAAQTLRAAAANFPSFRSLPSGDYRPEEPFSTIQGTNLNGEWCLIVTDNEDQDNGYIFEWGLTFNESIIPDDLNFTPTTVREEWQTDATIEAVNGNEITVRPDVVGAKCYTYEYEDNFGCVYTQEVCIEVNDLPQASDVPVFLPVCNVPDEQNRVDLTRADDIILDGQANNISVNYFRSQSDADNDVNVINDPEDYAVNTNNEIIFARITDASTGCYSTINFELTYVDPPVASTPDEVIVCDDGTGNGFYELSNSDAQISNGQTNTSVRYYETEEDANQDLNPLSNDFSLNQDLILYARLQNSSDCFDIIPLSLDFTPAANSQLAETAVLCRDNDGVLISGPALLDTQLSNVTYNFEWRVDGVVLVGEDNSSLSVESPGRYAVQITDIATGCQTFDQSVVRQAGPPETFTVDLRSQPFDMNQTIVVEATGPDEYRFQLDDGLFQNSGTFNDVRPGLHTITIAEVNGCGSVSTQVFVYGYPDFFTPNADNFNDTWNVVGGDLLQGSQIFIFDRYGKFLKELSPTGPGWDGTFNGEPLPSSDYWFKIKYLIDGRAGEAGGHFALKR
- a CDS encoding OmpP1/FadL family transporter; this encodes MKKILILSALLGGALFSNAQTLNDGLLYGTQDDLFGTARYRGLSGAFGALGGDLTAVGENPAGSVIFNNHFASFSLGYNDQNNDTAYLGQLNNSSEGDLDLNQAGVVFVFKSTDDATLNKFSLGLNYNITRSYDDNVFFSGVNSNSIGDFFVNSANGFELDNFETRDGESIDDLYLFLGENVSFGAQQGFLGFQSFIIDPDDNEADNTEYSSNTGSGSFNQALNILSSGSQGKISVNGAIQLDEKWSLGLNLNSHYINYSRFTNFTEFNNNDDASVTDVEYNNLLTTDGAGFSFQLGFIGEVTESLRIGATYESPTWYNIEESLSQEIFTRSVDEDGAEFFDEVRPNVVNLYAPFDLRTPGQITGSLAYIFGQQGLISVDYSSRDYSSLEFSPESDPLFAGNNAQAEDLLTRANTLRIGGEYRIDRLTLRGGYRTVGSPYENEDIMSDLTGYSLGLGYNLGKTTIDLSYDYSERDYSQAVFNNGIFTTNGQVFNENSNVVLTVGFNF
- the proS gene encoding proline--tRNA ligase — translated: MSKNLTSREEDYSKWYNELVVKADLAENSAVRGCMVIKPYGYAIWEKMQAELDRMFKETGHQNAYFPLFVPKSLFEAEEKNAEGFAKECAVVTHYRLQNDPDNPGKLRVDPEAKLEEELVVRPTSEAIIWNTYKGWIQSYRDLPLLINQWANVVRWEMRTRLFLRTAEFLWQEGHTAHATKDEALKEAQLMNNVYATFAQNFMAIPVIKGTKTESERFAGADETYCIEALMQDGKALQAGTSHFLGQNFAKAFDVKFTSNEGKQEHVWATSWGVSTRLMGALIMTHSDDKGLVLPPNLAPNQVVIVPIYKSQEQLEELQPTVDEIIKELRSIGITVKFDDRDTMRPGAKFAQHELQGVPLRIAIGARDLANGTVELARRDTLSKETIPVNGLSQRIKSLLEQIQSDLFNKAEVYRNEHVTAVDDFESFKKTLEEKGGFISAHWDGTAETEDKIKELTKATIRCIPEDQKQESGVCVLSGNPSQGRVLFAKAY